In Dolichospermum flos-aquae CCAP 1403/13F, the following proteins share a genomic window:
- a CDS encoding RsmB/NOP family class I SAM-dependent RNA methyltransferase encodes MQKPSNLLLKVTRQLFANVDEQTKFIDALVHPQPFAPCILWCQDKPDISPFNVQTPTHWQPHFVDRLSLGEKPGKHSLHEQGYFYCLDFSSVFSASVLLAIPESISVVFDMCAAPGGKSVFAWRALKPDLLITNEVIGKRLGMLISNLKRCQIKPSGVINRDSSIFAELLPASSNLVIVDAPCTGQSLLAKNEKAPGCFHATSINKSANRQKRIIANSAQVVAPQGYLAYMTCTYSAEENEQVCEWFLERFPHFQAVEVEHLSTFQSRLTSIPRYRMFPQYRLGAGAFTALFKNTAEGDMNGIDLDTMSAMWRYQNM; translated from the coding sequence ATGCAAAAACCTTCTAATTTATTGCTTAAAGTTACGCGACAGTTATTTGCAAATGTAGATGAACAAACAAAGTTTATTGATGCTTTAGTTCATCCTCAACCTTTTGCACCTTGTATTCTGTGGTGTCAAGATAAACCCGATATTTCGCCTTTTAATGTGCAAACACCAACACATTGGCAACCGCATTTTGTAGATAGGTTATCTTTGGGAGAAAAACCAGGTAAGCATTCTCTCCATGAACAAGGATATTTTTACTGTTTAGATTTTTCTTCGGTATTTTCTGCTTCTGTTTTGTTGGCAATTCCCGAATCAATATCTGTAGTTTTTGATATGTGTGCTGCCCCTGGTGGTAAAAGTGTGTTTGCTTGGAGGGCTTTAAAACCTGATTTATTAATTACTAATGAGGTGATTGGTAAGCGGTTGGGGATGTTAATTTCTAATTTAAAACGTTGTCAAATTAAACCTAGTGGGGTAATAAATAGGGATTCGAGTATTTTTGCGGAATTATTGCCAGCTTCGAGTAATTTGGTGATAGTTGATGCCCCTTGTACTGGGCAATCTTTACTAGCTAAAAATGAGAAAGCACCGGGATGTTTTCACGCGACTTCAATTAATAAAAGTGCAAATCGTCAAAAACGGATTATTGCTAATTCTGCCCAAGTTGTTGCCCCTCAAGGTTATTTGGCTTATATGACTTGTACTTATTCTGCTGAAGAAAATGAGCAGGTTTGTGAATGGTTTTTGGAACGGTTTCCGCATTTTCAAGCGGTGGAAGTTGAGCATTTATCTACTTTTCAATCTCGTTTAACTAGTATTCCTCGTTATCGGATGTTTCCTCAATATCGGTTGGGTGCTGGTGCTTTTACGGCGTTGTTTAAAAATACGGCGGAAGGTGATATGAACGGGATTGATTTAGACACTATGTCTGCTATGTGGAGATATCAAAATATGTAA
- a CDS encoding transposase family protein, translating into MGGDNMTTPKKKPRNKELTDEQKEANKKLSSKRIFVERIIRVIKIFRIASERFRLHKDTYEKVILTICGLVRLRIDSLILPNL; encoded by the coding sequence ATAGGTGGAGATAATATGACTACACCTAAGAAAAAGCCCAGGAATAAAGAATTAACAGATGAACAGAAAGAGGCAAACAAAAAACTGTCTAGTAAACGAATTTTTGTAGAGCGTATCATAAGAGTTATTAAGATTTTTCGCATAGCATCAGAAAGATTTCGTCTTCATAAAGATACTTATGAAAAAGTAATACTGACGATTTGTGGATTGGTTAGGTTACGAATTGATTCTCTAATTTTACCAAATTTATGA
- a CDS encoding EAL domain-containing protein, with protein MEGNETEKIRHLLVVQDPKGQRTLPLLEATYSLGRDLRNAIVLYSPSVSRQHAILLRVTIPNTDQYGFRIIDGNFQGKKSTNGLFVNGHKCLHHNLQNGDVIAFDSHTQAKYYVITNLSEQIFSESCGTGDLSNFLSGKVNSLSHVSKAIMENINFEAASETALARLASFPELIPNAIIEMDLAGRVTYVNPAAVAKFPNLRQIAQEHPILTQLLTAVKNQAQNSFVREVTVGNQIFEQSVHYLPESNLIRTFIIREITEQKQAELELKQRDRLLQAVAEAANYLLAEMNYDLAIEKALAALGEATNVERVYLFQNHPHPVSGEMSISMQCEWIKSGAETSHSHWQNQSYQTPGLERWYSKLFQGETISDFTQIFSPEEQKLLMGDNIKSLLFVPLRLETQFWGCLGLVECKSERYWSKHEESSLITMAASISGARQRQQVEEKIRYQAMHDLLTGLPNRLRFNDILNQGIQKIIQPEESIAVMFLDLDRFKIINDTLGHTVGDNLLKIVAQRIRDTIRIEDVVARWGGDEFTIFLPRVTEIPPIIQIAKNILQTLEDAFYINGHELYISSSIGIALLGKDSPDAETLIQHADAALYYAKNQGRNNYQFYKESLSQKNPELLKLEKNLRHAIKRKELMVYYQPRVNITTGKITGMEALLRWNHSEMGVISPAVFIPLAEKSGLIISIGEWALRQACIQNKAWQDAGYQPITIAVNLSPGQFRQPKLVEILTDILTETQLKPEFLELEITETTAIADINFTTTALQNLAEMGLLLAIDDFGTGYSSLNRLKVLPFHNLKIDQSFIRELTTDPKVAHIIQAIVTLGQSLGLRLIAEGVEHPAELEFLRSIHCDEVQGYLLYRPLSVEQATEALKNENK; from the coding sequence ATGGAAGGGAATGAGACGGAAAAAATTCGCCATTTATTAGTTGTCCAAGATCCAAAAGGGCAGCGCACTCTTCCCTTGCTAGAAGCAACATACTCTCTAGGAAGGGATTTAAGAAATGCTATTGTTCTTTATTCTCCGTCTGTATCCAGACAACACGCGATTTTATTAAGGGTAACAATCCCCAATACTGATCAATATGGGTTTAGGATTATTGATGGTAACTTCCAAGGGAAAAAAAGCACTAACGGTTTATTTGTAAATGGCCATAAATGTCTTCATCATAATCTTCAAAATGGAGATGTTATTGCATTTGATAGTCACACTCAAGCTAAATACTATGTAATTACTAATCTTTCGGAGCAAATATTTTCTGAATCTTGTGGAACTGGTGACTTGTCTAATTTCCTTTCTGGTAAGGTAAATTCTCTTTCTCACGTTAGTAAAGCTATTATGGAAAATATTAATTTTGAAGCTGCTAGTGAGACAGCTTTAGCCCGCCTAGCTTCTTTTCCTGAACTTATTCCTAATGCTATTATTGAAATGGATTTAGCAGGAAGAGTAACATATGTAAATCCGGCAGCAGTGGCCAAATTTCCGAACTTGAGGCAGATAGCTCAGGAACACCCAATTTTGACCCAATTATTAACAGCAGTTAAGAATCAAGCGCAAAATTCCTTTGTCCGGGAAGTAACAGTTGGTAACCAAATTTTTGAACAATCTGTTCATTACTTACCTGAAAGTAATTTAATTAGAACTTTTATTATTAGAGAAATTACTGAGCAAAAACAAGCTGAACTAGAACTAAAACAACGCGATCGCCTATTACAAGCAGTAGCGGAAGCGGCAAATTATTTATTAGCAGAAATGAACTATGATCTAGCTATCGAAAAAGCACTGGCAGCATTAGGAGAAGCTACCAATGTAGAACGAGTTTATCTATTCCAAAATCATCCCCATCCAGTGAGCGGAGAAATGTCCATTAGTATGCAGTGTGAATGGATTAAATCTGGTGCAGAAACTTCCCACTCCCATTGGCAAAATCAGTCTTATCAAACCCCTGGATTAGAACGGTGGTATAGCAAACTTTTTCAAGGTGAGACTATTAGCGACTTTACCCAAATATTTTCCCCGGAGGAACAAAAACTGCTTATGGGAGATAATATTAAATCCCTTCTATTTGTACCGCTAAGATTAGAAACACAGTTCTGGGGCTGTTTGGGTTTAGTTGAATGCAAATCAGAGCGTTATTGGTCAAAACATGAAGAATCTAGCCTGATCACAATGGCCGCAAGTATTAGTGGCGCTCGTCAACGTCAGCAAGTAGAGGAAAAGATCCGCTATCAGGCCATGCACGACTTACTGACTGGACTGCCCAATCGGTTACGATTCAACGATATCCTCAACCAAGGCATCCAAAAAATAATTCAGCCAGAAGAAAGTATTGCCGTGATGTTCCTGGATCTGGATCGCTTTAAAATTATCAATGATACTTTGGGGCATACAGTCGGAGATAATTTATTAAAAATTGTCGCCCAAAGAATCAGAGACACAATTAGAATTGAAGATGTTGTGGCTCGTTGGGGTGGTGATGAATTCACTATTTTCTTACCACGAGTAACTGAAATTCCACCCATTATCCAAATAGCTAAAAATATTCTCCAGACTTTAGAAGATGCTTTTTATATTAACGGACATGAACTTTATATTAGTTCTAGTATTGGCATAGCCCTATTGGGTAAAGATAGTCCTGATGCCGAAACCCTCATTCAACACGCAGACGCGGCGTTATATTATGCTAAGAATCAAGGCAGAAATAATTACCAATTTTATAAAGAATCTCTCAGTCAAAAAAATCCCGAATTATTGAAGTTAGAAAAAAATTTACGCCATGCCATAAAACGCAAAGAATTGATGGTTTACTATCAGCCTCGTGTTAATATTACCACGGGTAAAATTACAGGCATGGAGGCTTTATTGCGTTGGAATCACTCAGAAATGGGTGTAATTTCTCCCGCTGTTTTTATTCCTCTAGCGGAAAAAAGCGGTTTAATTATCTCTATTGGTGAATGGGCATTACGTCAGGCTTGTATACAAAATAAAGCTTGGCAAGATGCAGGATATCAACCAATTACAATTGCCGTTAATCTTTCTCCTGGGCAATTTCGCCAACCTAAGTTAGTAGAAATATTAACTGATATTTTAACAGAAACTCAACTAAAACCAGAATTTTTAGAATTAGAAATTACGGAAACTACAGCGATAGCTGATATCAATTTCACGACAACTGCACTCCAAAATTTAGCAGAAATGGGGTTACTTTTGGCCATTGATGACTTTGGTACAGGCTATTCTTCCCTAAATCGCTTAAAAGTCTTACCATTCCATAACTTAAAAATTGATCAATCTTTTATCAGAGAACTAACTACAGATCCAAAAGTTGCTCATATTATCCAAGCGATAGTTACCCTAGGACAATCTTTAGGATTGAGATTAATCGCTGAAGGTGTAGAACATCCCGCAGAATTAGAATTTTTACGCTCGATTCACTGTGATGAAGTCCAAGGATACCTATTATATCGTCCACTGTCAGTTGAACAAGCTACAGAAGCTTTGAAAAATGAAAATAAATAG
- a CDS encoding ABC transporter ATP-binding protein: MIEVEHLSKIYGSTTAITDVTFSVEPGEILGFLGPNGAGKTTTMRILAGYLPATSGTVKIAGYDVHDHSLLVRQRIGYLPETPPLYPEMTVEGFLHFVARIKGVSSGDRPTKVTAAIKRCNLEDKRKVIIRKLSKGYRQRVGIAQAIVHDPPAIILDEPTVGLDPRQIIEVRNLIKSLAGTHTIILSTHILPEVSMTCNRVAIINRGKIVATNTPENLMTQLTVGAGYELEIGGEAALAKQMLQNISGVSLVELMPNHQQLSENHTCLRVILQPGIEPGKEITAALIRAGFDLYEMRRINATLEDVFLELTTAEKHLPPEITSEIEEGETA, translated from the coding sequence ATGATTGAAGTTGAGCATCTGAGTAAAATTTACGGTTCGACAACGGCAATTACGGATGTTACCTTTAGCGTAGAACCGGGGGAAATTTTGGGGTTTTTGGGTCCTAATGGGGCTGGTAAAACCACAACTATGCGAATTTTAGCCGGTTATTTACCTGCCACTAGTGGGACAGTGAAGATTGCGGGTTATGATGTCCATGATCATTCTCTGTTGGTGCGGCAGCGAATTGGTTATTTACCGGAAACGCCGCCATTATATCCAGAGATGACGGTGGAAGGGTTTTTACACTTTGTTGCTCGGATTAAGGGAGTTTCTTCAGGCGATCGCCCGACAAAAGTAACAGCAGCCATTAAGCGCTGTAACTTAGAAGATAAGCGCAAAGTCATTATTCGCAAACTCTCTAAAGGCTATCGGCAAAGAGTGGGGATTGCCCAAGCGATCGTTCATGATCCCCCAGCAATTATTCTTGATGAACCTACTGTTGGTCTTGATCCCCGGCAAATTATCGAAGTGCGGAACTTAATTAAAAGTTTAGCAGGAACACACACTATAATTTTATCTACTCATATTCTACCAGAAGTGAGTATGACCTGTAACCGAGTTGCCATTATTAATCGGGGGAAAATAGTTGCAACTAATACCCCAGAAAATTTAATGACACAGTTAACAGTTGGGGCAGGATATGAGTTAGAAATCGGTGGAGAAGCAGCTTTAGCTAAACAAATGCTGCAAAATATATCCGGTGTAAGTTTAGTAGAATTAATGCCTAACCATCAGCAATTATCAGAAAATCATACTTGCTTACGAGTCATATTACAGCCAGGAATAGAACCAGGAAAAGAAATTACGGCGGCTTTAATTCGGGCTGGATTTGATTTATATGAAATGCGGCGAATAAATGCCACACTAGAAGATGTTTTCTTAGAATTAACTACAGCAGAAAAGCATTTACCACCAGAGATAACTTCAGAAATTGAAGAAGGAGAAACTGCATAA
- a CDS encoding ABC transporter permease: MGIVIANIIAIYRRELQSYFVSPLAYGIASAFWFLAGLFFVMILLGPEGILVTVSSYDFQGQQMGVPAPTIDVPYEFVRAFLDRMGWLMLFVLPILSMGLYAEERKRGTLELLATSPITNWAVAVGKLLGVLTFFLTMILPLIGLEAIALSSSNPPISPIIPLLGHLGLLSLAAAILSLGMFISSLTDSTILSAVLTFAVVILLLFIDLIAKAIPGPIGEAVSHLSLLKHYNTLIQGIFDTSGLILFASYIILGIFLTAQSIDALRFQRQ; encoded by the coding sequence ATGGGTATAGTCATCGCCAATATTATTGCCATTTATCGTCGAGAACTACAGAGTTATTTTGTTTCCCCATTAGCCTATGGAATAGCTAGTGCATTTTGGTTTTTAGCTGGTTTATTTTTCGTGATGATTTTGTTAGGACCAGAAGGAATTTTAGTCACAGTTTCTAGTTATGATTTCCAAGGGCAACAAATGGGAGTTCCCGCCCCAACAATAGATGTTCCCTATGAATTTGTGCGGGCATTTTTAGATAGAATGGGATGGTTAATGTTATTTGTATTGCCTATTCTCTCAATGGGACTCTATGCTGAAGAACGCAAACGAGGAACTTTGGAACTATTAGCCACATCACCAATTACCAATTGGGCTGTGGCTGTGGGTAAATTATTAGGGGTATTAACATTTTTCTTGACAATGATTTTACCATTAATAGGATTGGAAGCGATCGCTTTATCTAGTTCCAATCCACCCATATCACCCATAATTCCCTTACTTGGTCATTTAGGATTACTCTCACTAGCAGCAGCGATTTTGTCTTTAGGAATGTTTATTTCCTCATTAACAGACAGTACAATTTTATCGGCTGTTCTTACCTTTGCCGTCGTGATTTTGCTGTTATTCATTGATTTAATTGCCAAAGCCATTCCTGGACCAATTGGTGAAGCCGTGAGTCATCTATCTCTGCTTAAACATTACAACACTCTGATTCAAGGAATTTTTGATACTAGCGGCTTGATTTTATTTGCCAGTTACATTATTTTAGGTATTTTTCTCACTGCCCAATCAATTGATGCACTTCGTTTTCAACGTCAGTAG